A single genomic interval of Zingiber officinale cultivar Zhangliang chromosome 4A, Zo_v1.1, whole genome shotgun sequence harbors:
- the LOC121969345 gene encoding protein PIN-LIKES 6-like isoform X1 — MFPTIYLRGQPGKNFACGFCRHYRNLNTINMERSLLEIIINNQAGSDESIFALMKFAVLPIAKVFTMCFMGVLMASKYVNILPANGRKLLNGLVFSLLLPCLIFSQLGRAITWQKLLEWWFIPFNIILSTIFGSLVGFIVASIVQPPYPYFKFTIIHIGIGNIGNIPLVLIAALCQDKSNPFGDSAKCSQDGNAYISFGQWVGAIVLYTYVFQMLAPPPGQTFDGAEEAKLPTNHPLENSETEKVPLLTSREAESTGLESPKQGKIIVTLCYLVEKLKLKQVFQPPIIASALAILIGTIPFLKNFILTDDAPLFFFTDSCLILGEAMIPCILLALGGNLVEGPGAGSKRLGLRTIAAIIFGRLVLVPSTGLGIITIADKLGLFPKGDKMFKFVLLLQHTMPTSVLSGAVASLRGCGKEAASILFWVHIFAVFSMAGWIAFYVHMLFGNQTVSL, encoded by the exons ATGTTTCCAACTATTTACCTCAGAGGACAACCTGGTAAAAATTTTGCTTGTGGATTCTGTAGGCATTATCGTAATTTAAACACTATCAATATGGAGCGTTCTCTTTTGGAGATTATAATCAACAATCAGGCCGGAAGTGACGAATCCATCTTTGCTTTGATGAAATTTGCTGTTCTACCAATAGCAAAAGTGTTTACCATGTGCTTTATGGGTGTGCTAATGGCCTCCAAGTACGTCAACATTCTTCCTGCAAATGGACGAAAGCTTCTCAATGGC CTtgtcttttctcttctccttccaTGCTTAATTTTTTCTCAACTTGGGCGTGCAATCACTTGGCAAAAGCTACTAGAGTG GTGGTTCATTCCTTTTAATATAATTCTATCTACCATATTTGGATCTCTTGTGGGTTTCATTGTTGCTTCCATTGTTCAGCCACCATATCCTTACTTCAAGTTCACCATCATTCACATTGGAATTG GAAACATAGGGAATATACCTCTTGTTTTGATTGCTGCTCTATGTCAGGACAAATCAAATCCATTTGGTGATTCTGCCAAATGTAGCCAAGATGGAAATGCATACATATCATTTGGCCAGTGG GTTGGTGCAATAGTCTTGTATACCTATGTTTTTCAGATGCTTGCACCGCCACCGGGTCAAACCTTTGATGGGGCAGAAGAGGCAAAGCTTCCAACTAACCATCCTTTGGAGAACTCTGAAACTGAGAAAGTTCCATTGCTAACTTCAAGAGAGGCCGAATCTACTGGACTtgaatctccaaaacaaggaaaa ATAATTGTCACTCTATGCTATCTTGTGGAAAAGCTAAAGCTCAAGCAAGTTTTTCAGCCTCCCATTATTGCTTCA GCTCTGGCAATTCTCATTGGCACTATACCATTTTTGAAGAACTTCATCCTGACTGATGATGCCCCGCTATTCTTCTTCACCGACAGTTGTCTTATTCTTGG CGAAGCAATGATACCGTGTATTTTGCTTGCTTTGGGTGGAAATCTCGTGGAGG GCCCTGGTGCAGGCAGTAAAAGACTGGGTTTACGAACAATCGCCGCTATCATATTCGGAAGATTGGTTTTGGTTCCTTCTACAGGACTCGGCATCATCACTATTGCAGACAAGCTTGGTCTTTTTCCCAAGGGTGACAAAATGTTCAAATTTGTTCTGCTGCTGCAGCACACAATGCCCACGTCTGTCCTTTCTG GTGCAGTTGCTAGTTTAAGAGGCTGCGGGAAGGAAGCAGCTTCTATTCTATTTTGGGTTCACATCTTCGCTGTCTTTTCCATGGCTGGATGGATTGCTTTTTATGTTCATATGCTTTTTGGAAATCAGACAGTGTCCCTTTAA
- the LOC121969345 gene encoding protein PIN-LIKES 6-like isoform X2: MERSLLEIIINNQAGSDESIFALMKFAVLPIAKVFTMCFMGVLMASKYVNILPANGRKLLNGLVFSLLLPCLIFSQLGRAITWQKLLEWWFIPFNIILSTIFGSLVGFIVASIVQPPYPYFKFTIIHIGIGNIGNIPLVLIAALCQDKSNPFGDSAKCSQDGNAYISFGQWVGAIVLYTYVFQMLAPPPGQTFDGAEEAKLPTNHPLENSETEKVPLLTSREAESTGLESPKQGKIIVTLCYLVEKLKLKQVFQPPIIASALAILIGTIPFLKNFILTDDAPLFFFTDSCLILGEAMIPCILLALGGNLVEGPGAGSKRLGLRTIAAIIFGRLVLVPSTGLGIITIADKLGLFPKGDKMFKFVLLLQHTMPTSVLSGAVASLRGCGKEAASILFWVHIFAVFSMAGWIAFYVHMLFGNQTVSL, encoded by the exons ATGGAGCGTTCTCTTTTGGAGATTATAATCAACAATCAGGCCGGAAGTGACGAATCCATCTTTGCTTTGATGAAATTTGCTGTTCTACCAATAGCAAAAGTGTTTACCATGTGCTTTATGGGTGTGCTAATGGCCTCCAAGTACGTCAACATTCTTCCTGCAAATGGACGAAAGCTTCTCAATGGC CTtgtcttttctcttctccttccaTGCTTAATTTTTTCTCAACTTGGGCGTGCAATCACTTGGCAAAAGCTACTAGAGTG GTGGTTCATTCCTTTTAATATAATTCTATCTACCATATTTGGATCTCTTGTGGGTTTCATTGTTGCTTCCATTGTTCAGCCACCATATCCTTACTTCAAGTTCACCATCATTCACATTGGAATTG GAAACATAGGGAATATACCTCTTGTTTTGATTGCTGCTCTATGTCAGGACAAATCAAATCCATTTGGTGATTCTGCCAAATGTAGCCAAGATGGAAATGCATACATATCATTTGGCCAGTGG GTTGGTGCAATAGTCTTGTATACCTATGTTTTTCAGATGCTTGCACCGCCACCGGGTCAAACCTTTGATGGGGCAGAAGAGGCAAAGCTTCCAACTAACCATCCTTTGGAGAACTCTGAAACTGAGAAAGTTCCATTGCTAACTTCAAGAGAGGCCGAATCTACTGGACTtgaatctccaaaacaaggaaaa ATAATTGTCACTCTATGCTATCTTGTGGAAAAGCTAAAGCTCAAGCAAGTTTTTCAGCCTCCCATTATTGCTTCA GCTCTGGCAATTCTCATTGGCACTATACCATTTTTGAAGAACTTCATCCTGACTGATGATGCCCCGCTATTCTTCTTCACCGACAGTTGTCTTATTCTTGG CGAAGCAATGATACCGTGTATTTTGCTTGCTTTGGGTGGAAATCTCGTGGAGG GCCCTGGTGCAGGCAGTAAAAGACTGGGTTTACGAACAATCGCCGCTATCATATTCGGAAGATTGGTTTTGGTTCCTTCTACAGGACTCGGCATCATCACTATTGCAGACAAGCTTGGTCTTTTTCCCAAGGGTGACAAAATGTTCAAATTTGTTCTGCTGCTGCAGCACACAATGCCCACGTCTGTCCTTTCTG GTGCAGTTGCTAGTTTAAGAGGCTGCGGGAAGGAAGCAGCTTCTATTCTATTTTGGGTTCACATCTTCGCTGTCTTTTCCATGGCTGGATGGATTGCTTTTTATGTTCATATGCTTTTTGGAAATCAGACAGTGTCCCTTTAA